The following coding sequences are from one Methanobacterium sp. window:
- a CDS encoding pseudomurein-binding protein: protein MESLTLEQYRRMVDKVLEFKRLNGDLPKYAIIDGCRIEKREYIDMIERVNKFFLEMGRNPGTVDIAPIDDISTVEKISI from the coding sequence ATGGAGAGTTTGACTCTCGAGCAGTATAGAAGAATGGTTGATAAGGTATTAGAATTTAAAAGATTGAATGGAGACCTACCAAAATATGCGATAATCGACGGGTGCCGCATAGAAAAAAGGGAATATATTGATATGATTGAACGGGTGAACAAATTCTTCCTGGAAATGGGAAGAAACCCAGGAACTGTGGATATCGCACCCATAGATGATATCTCAACAGTGGAAAAAATATCAATATAA
- a CDS encoding molybdenum cofactor guanylyltransferase gives MRSCVILCGGRSRRMGQDKGLMILEEKPVLIHLLETMDQLVDEIILVLRDKKQVQLYQNLIEKFIVDREDGYPPLKLVIDLETDQGPLLGLLTGLSHIKAEGCLVLPCDSPFVSDNFIKKTFQIVEDNPQKKVMALVPKWSDGSVEPLHSYYLKECLPYIEDVLNQGLRDVKSLLKYIDVDYVSVEILDPEKNSFRNLNRPEDLKYY, from the coding sequence ATGAGATCATGTGTTATACTATGTGGTGGCAGAAGCCGGCGTATGGGTCAGGATAAGGGATTAATGATTTTGGAAGAAAAACCAGTCTTAATTCATTTGCTGGAAACTATGGATCAACTTGTTGACGAAATCATCCTGGTTTTAAGGGATAAAAAACAAGTCCAACTCTATCAAAATCTCATTGAAAAGTTTATAGTGGATAGGGAAGATGGTTACCCTCCTCTGAAACTGGTAATAGATCTTGAAACGGATCAAGGCCCTCTTTTAGGATTATTAACTGGCCTATCACATATTAAAGCTGAAGGTTGTCTGGTTTTGCCTTGTGACTCCCCATTTGTATCTGATAATTTTATTAAAAAAACATTCCAGATAGTTGAAGATAACCCTCAAAAAAAGGTTATGGCACTGGTCCCTAAATGGTCTGATGGTTCGGTAGAACCTTTACATTCATATTATCTTAAAGAATGCTTACCTTACATTGAAGATGTATTAAATCAAGGATTGAGAGATGTCAAATCACTCCTCAAATATATTGATGTTGATTATGTTAGTGTTGAAATCCTTGATCCTGAAAAAAACAGTTTTCGAAATCTTAACCGTCCAGAAGATCTAAAATATTATTAA